The Campylobacter concisus DNA window AAATTTACCAGCCAGCAAAGAAGACGTTGCAATGATGGAAGCAAGCTTTTTTATGCAAGACAAATTAGCAATACAGATAATAAATGCTAATCAAAGTGATATAAAAATAGATGAAAAAGAGCTAAAGAATCTTTGGGAAATAAATAAAAACAACTATATGACAAAGACTATATACGGTCTTGAAACATACTTTATAGAGTCAAATAAAAATGATGTAAATCAAACTACTTTGAGTGACTACTACAACGAAAATAAGGAGAGATATAAAGGCTCTGATGATAAAATTAAATCATTTGACGAAGTAAAGACTGAAGTTATCAAAGACTACAATATTGAGAAAAGCAAGACTGATGCTTTAAAAAAATATACCTCTATCAAAAAAGCTGAGCTTGTAACAAATGAATTTATTAGTATAAATGAAGATAATGCGACATTCTCACTTGATGAAATAAAAGGGGCAAAAGTTGGTGAGGTTATAAAACCATTTACATATAAAGATGGATATTTAATAGTTAGAGTAAAAAGTATAACTCCTCCACAACCTATGAGTTTTGAACAAGCAAGAGCAATGGTACTTGAAATTTATAAAGATAAAAAGAAAAAAGAAAACTTAACAACTATGGCAAAAGAGTCTTTACAAAATTTCAAAGGAACTGATATAGGCTTTATTAGTAGAGATATAAATAGCTCTATCTCAGGATTAAATGAAAGTGAGACTAGAGCTTTTGTTTCTCAACTTTTTGAAACTAACAACAAAAAAGATTATGTTATATTAGAAGATAAGGCCGTTATATACGATATTTTGGAACAAAGGTTGCTTGTAGATAATATAGATAATAACTATAAGCAAATAACACAGCAAAACGTTACAATGCTTAAAAATAATGAGTTAATAAAAGATTTAACAAACAAACTAAAAAAATACTATGAAATTAAAGAATATATCAAAAGGTAATTTATCTTGAGTACAAAAATTTTAGGTATAGATATCGGCTCTTTCCAGATTTGTGCAGTAATAGCACAACATGATGAAAATGGTATTAAGATAATTGGAATTGGAACTGAAAAAACGCAGGGAATAAGAAAAGGTGTTATAACTAATATTGAGCAAGCTGCAAAGTCAATAAAAAATGCATTAATAGAAGCACAAAGAGTTGCAGGAACACGCTATGAAAAGGTCATAGTTTCTATTTCTGGTGCGTATACAAAAAGCGTTGACAGTAGTGGTGTAGTGAATATACCAAATCATGAAATAGGTATAAAAGAGATTGAGCGTGCTATGCAAATGGCCGATCATACAGCTGATATACCTCATGAATATGAAAAATTACATGTTCTTCCTTATAATTTTAAAGTAGATGGACAAGAACACATTGAAGATCCAATAGGCATGAATGGTAGTAGACTGGAAGTGCAAACACATATTGTTACAGTACAAAAATCATCTATTAGCAACCTAAGAAAAGCCGTAAATTTAGCAGGCGTTCAACTAGATAACATAGTCCTTTCAGGATATGCTTCTGCGATAGCAACATTAACAAAAGATGAGAAAGAGCTTGGTGCCGCACTTGTTGATATGGGTGGTGCTACTTGTAATCTTGTAGTGCATTCTGGAAATTCTATAAGATACAATGAATTTTTACCTGTTGGCTCAGCAAACATTACAAATGATCTTTCTATGGCTCTACATACACCACTTCCAAAGGCAGAAGATATAAAATTAGGTTATGGTGCTTTAATAAATAAGTCAGTTGATCTAATAGAGCTTCCGATCCTTGGAGATGAAACAAAAAGCCACGAAGTTTCACTAGACATAATATCAAATGTTATATATGCCAGAGCAGAAGAAACTCTTATGGTGCTTGCCAAGATGCTAGAAGATAGTGGCTATAAAGATAGCATTGGTGCCGGAATAATACTTACTGGCGGTATGACTAAGCTAGAAGGTATTAGAGATCTTGCATCCGCGATATTTGACAAAATGCCAGTTCGTATAGCAAAACCAAAAGAAATGGATGGATTATTTGAAATTTTAAGAGATCCAGCAAATTCTTGTGCTATAGGACTTTGTTTATATGGTGCTGGCAACTTTAGCCCATACGAGATTGATTCTGAGAAAAAAATGAGATACCAAGGGGAAATAGCCTCAAAACCGAAAGCAAATTTTAGGAATGTTTTTGTAGAAGAAGAAAATGTACAAAATTTTGGACAAGAAACGCAGGATCCAAATGAAAAAGAGGATAGTTTTTCTGATAAAGATTTTGAATTAGAGATAGCAAATAAATCAAAAAATAAAGAAGAGCTTGCCAATATTGCAGATATTAGCAAACAAGAAAAAAAGCCAAATGCTTTTGCAAAATTTTGGTATAGTATTACACAATTATTTTAAGGAGAATTTCAAAAATGAGTAGCTTCACAGTAGAAGAAAATAAAAGCATCTATGGTGCAAAGATAAAGGTCGTAGGTGTAGGTGGAGGTGGTGGCAATATGGTCAACCACATAATAAGAGTTAATCCAAATTTAAATATAGATCTTATTGTTGCCAATACAGATGCTAAGGCCCTTGAAAATTCTCTTGCACATACGAAAATTCAACTAGGTGAGAAAACAACAAAAGGTCTAGGTGCAGGCATGAGACCTGAAATAGGAAAAGCTGCTGCTGAAGAGAGCTATGATGAAGTAAAAAGTGCACTTGAGACATCAGATATAGTTTTCATTGGTACAGGGCTTGGTGGTGGGACTGGCACAGGTGCAGCTCCAGTAGTTGCTCAAGCTGCAAAAGATATTGGTGCACTAACAGTTGCAGTTGTTACTATGCCTTTTATGTTTGAAGGAAAAAAACGTAGAAAATTGGCTGATTGTGGCCTTGAAGAGCTCAGGAAAGAAAGCGATTCTATTGTTGTCATTCCAAACGATAAGCTCTTAACATTAATTGATAAAAATGCTGGTATAAAAGAAAGCTTTGAAATGGTCGATGAAGTACTTGCAAGAGCCGTTAATGGTATGAGTACGATCGTGCTTGATTCAGGAAAAAGCGACATAAACCTAGACTTTGCAGATGTTAGAACGATTATGAGCCATAGAGGACTAGCTTTAATGGGTGTTGGCGAAGCAAGTGGCGAAGATGCAGCGCAAGAAGCTATAAAAAATGCTATACAATCACCACTTCTTGATAATATGACAATAAATGGCGCATTTGGTATTTTGGTTCATTTTAGGATAAGCCCTAGTTGCCCACTAGCTGATATCAATAATGCGATGAGTATTATTCATGAGGCAGCAGATGAAGATGCTGAAATTATATTTGGTACAACAACTGATGATAAAATAGAAGACAATAAAGTTGAAGTTACAATAATAGCAACAGGTTTTCAAAGCTCACAAAAAGAAGCTGAAAAAAAAGATGAAGTACAAACTTCTAATGCAAGCGATATCATAAAAAAAGAGCGTATATTAAGACTTAAAAAAGTTAGTGGTGGATATGACGAAGACTATATGTCACAGCTTGATGTACCATCATTTATGCGCCATCAAATGGACTAATAAAGAAAAACAAACTCCTTAAAATTTCTAGAGAGCTTTTGCTCTCTAGCTTATTAAAAATTTACAAACCTTTAAATCCAAAAACTTAAAAATTAAACTCCAAGTTGTGCTTTTACAAAATCGCTTGCCATTTGTATATTCCACTCAGGCTCCCAGACAAGATCAATCTCACACTCTTTGACACCTTCTATATCAAGTACAGCAGTCTCTACCCAGCCAAGTATCATTTCATGTAGCGGGCAAGATTTGGTTGAAAGCGTCATAGTAACTTTTGCTTTGCCATTTTCATCGCAGCTAGCATCATATATAAGCCCAAGCGAAACGATATCAAAGCCAACTTCTGGATCAACGATATTTGACAGTGCGTTATAAATTTTTTCTTTCATTTTTTATCCTTTAAAACCAGTAAATCTAAAAATATTTATTATATTTATCGATAGTAAAACTATACTAAGAGCTATAAAAATCATACCAGCTTGCACTAAAATTTCTAGTTCAAAGCAAGTTGAGAGAAGATAGCAAAGAAGTGAGACGGTATTAAAAGCTATACCAAAATAAGCTATCTTTTTTAGTATCATGGCATCAAGAAGTGGCACTTTTACCTTTCCTACAAAAGGTGCTACATAGTGATACCATATAAGAAATGGTGCGATCTTGTAAAGATGAGCTACGATAAAAGCAAACAAAAAGCCATATATTAAAAAATATGCAGCTAAATTTAATTTGTCTAAAGCTATAAAAACAGCAGCACCAAGTAAAGCCACCAATGAAAGCACGATATTTACATTCCAGTAATCATACGCCTTTCTAACGCGCTTTTTTAAAATATAAAGTGCTTGAGCTATAAAAAGTAAAGCCGCCACACATATTGACAAAATAGACAAATTTTCATTAAAAGCTAGTAAGATACCACCCAAAATATAGCATGCTAGTGAGGCTTTACTAAGTGCAAATTTTAGATCGTGAGCCAATGCAAACATAGGTAGGAGTACGCTAGCAGCTCCAAGTATCACAAGAAACACAAATCCCAGTACAAAATAAACGTGAAATTTTAGTGTCATCTCAAAATCAAGCATCAACGTACCGCCAAGTATCATAAGCAAGCAAAAACCAAGCGTTATTCCAATTATCAAAAAGATAGCTGAAACAAAAAGTGCAAAGGCTGCAAAGCTCCTTTTTTCATTATCCATAAAGCTTAATGCATAAGTCATAGCAAAAAAAGCGAGCGAGCAAAAAAGCAAAACTCCACTAATTTGTAAAATTTTAGCCTCAGCAAATAACATCCCGTAGCACATGCCCAACAATGATAGACAAAAAATAGCCAAATTTAAAATAGCACCTTTTGCAGTAAAAAACGGCTTTTCTAAGATGACTGAGGTTAGCTGATAGAGCGCTCCGATGATAATGCTCATAACAAAGCCAACAAAAAATATATGCAAAAAACCAGCTGTATTTAGTGAGCTGATAGCATCAAAATCTGCATAAAAGAACGCCGGCACACTTAATGCTAAAAAGAAAATTCCAACAATAAAATATCCACCGACTAACTTAAATGGTGGTGCGTAAGTATTTAAAAGCATCTTAGTGACAAAGACTCGTATCTACGTCTTCTATATTTGCACCGTCTTTTAGGCTAAAAATCATCTTTACAGCCCCACCATCTATATCTTCACGCTCTATATCAAAGCTCTTATCTATCTTTGGTATAAGACCGACTGGAAATTTATGATTTAGCATCATAATTTTTGTATTTTTATCAGCAAATTTAATAGCGATTAATGCATTAACCATTGGCTCTGGCGGCACGCAAGGACGTGAGTCAAAGCCAACAAAATTTACACCATTTTCATTAAATTTATAAAATGGCACGGTTGCACCATCGACATTAAACTGCTCTGCGTTTTTGAAAAAATTGCTCATTTTTTCTCCTTTTAATTTTGGAGAATTATACTCTGATTAAACTTTTTAAACTATTGATTTGCTTCAACAAAAGCTATTTTACGTAAGGTATAAATTCCTCGTATCCAAGTCTAGCCATATCTTCAAGCGGTATAAATTTAAGGCTCGCACCGTTTATGCAATATCTTAGCCCACCCTTATCGCTTGGGCCATCGTTAAAAACATGCCCAAGGTGCGCGTCACTATTTTGAGACTTAACTTCGACCCTTTTCATCATAAAAGAGTTGTCCTCCTTATACGAAAGAGCTGTTGTCGTGATAGGCTTTGTAAAGCTTGGCCAGCCACATCCTGCATCAAATTTATCTGCACTTGAGAAAAG harbors:
- a CDS encoding peptidylprolyl isomerase; translated protein: MLSWMQKHKKYLVVTIWVSTIAFVGAGFVGWGAYDLNSNRATSVAKVGHRNISIQELQQKYDSLYQYYNNLFDGKLTQEKANELGLQNAALQATIQENLLLNFADDIGLSVSKDDILKYIIVDPTFQKDGAFDKNLYYDILRRARINPTDFEENLKLTILLDKLRTILNLPASKEDVAMMEASFFMQDKLAIQIINANQSDIKIDEKELKNLWEINKNNYMTKTIYGLETYFIESNKNDVNQTTLSDYYNENKERYKGSDDKIKSFDEVKTEVIKDYNIEKSKTDALKKYTSIKKAELVTNEFISINEDNATFSLDEIKGAKVGEVIKPFTYKDGYLIVRVKSITPPQPMSFEQARAMVLEIYKDKKKKENLTTMAKESLQNFKGTDIGFISRDINSSISGLNESETRAFVSQLFETNNKKDYVILEDKAVIYDILEQRLLVDNIDNNYKQITQQNVTMLKNNELIKDLTNKLKKYYEIKEYIKR
- the ftsA gene encoding cell division protein FtsA — translated: MSTKILGIDIGSFQICAVIAQHDENGIKIIGIGTEKTQGIRKGVITNIEQAAKSIKNALIEAQRVAGTRYEKVIVSISGAYTKSVDSSGVVNIPNHEIGIKEIERAMQMADHTADIPHEYEKLHVLPYNFKVDGQEHIEDPIGMNGSRLEVQTHIVTVQKSSISNLRKAVNLAGVQLDNIVLSGYASAIATLTKDEKELGAALVDMGGATCNLVVHSGNSIRYNEFLPVGSANITNDLSMALHTPLPKAEDIKLGYGALINKSVDLIELPILGDETKSHEVSLDIISNVIYARAEETLMVLAKMLEDSGYKDSIGAGIILTGGMTKLEGIRDLASAIFDKMPVRIAKPKEMDGLFEILRDPANSCAIGLCLYGAGNFSPYEIDSEKKMRYQGEIASKPKANFRNVFVEEENVQNFGQETQDPNEKEDSFSDKDFELEIANKSKNKEELANIADISKQEKKPNAFAKFWYSITQLF
- the ftsZ gene encoding cell division protein FtsZ, with the protein product MSSFTVEENKSIYGAKIKVVGVGGGGGNMVNHIIRVNPNLNIDLIVANTDAKALENSLAHTKIQLGEKTTKGLGAGMRPEIGKAAAEESYDEVKSALETSDIVFIGTGLGGGTGTGAAPVVAQAAKDIGALTVAVVTMPFMFEGKKRRKLADCGLEELRKESDSIVVIPNDKLLTLIDKNAGIKESFEMVDEVLARAVNGMSTIVLDSGKSDINLDFADVRTIMSHRGLALMGVGEASGEDAAQEAIKNAIQSPLLDNMTINGAFGILVHFRISPSCPLADINNAMSIIHEAADEDAEIIFGTTTDDKIEDNKVEVTIIATGFQSSQKEAEKKDEVQTSNASDIIKKERILRLKKVSGGYDEDYMSQLDVPSFMRHQMD
- a CDS encoding metal-sulfur cluster assembly factor, with translation MKEKIYNALSNIVDPEVGFDIVSLGLIYDASCDENGKAKVTMTLSTKSCPLHEMILGWVETAVLDIEGVKECEIDLVWEPEWNIQMASDFVKAQLGV
- a CDS encoding peptidase M50 codes for the protein MLLNTYAPPFKLVGGYFIVGIFFLALSVPAFFYADFDAISSLNTAGFLHIFFVGFVMSIIIGALYQLTSVILEKPFFTAKGAILNLAIFCLSLLGMCYGMLFAEAKILQISGVLLFCSLAFFAMTYALSFMDNEKRSFAAFALFVSAIFLIIGITLGFCLLMILGGTLMLDFEMTLKFHVYFVLGFVFLVILGAASVLLPMFALAHDLKFALSKASLACYILGGILLAFNENLSILSICVAALLFIAQALYILKKRVRKAYDYWNVNIVLSLVALLGAAVFIALDKLNLAAYFLIYGFLFAFIVAHLYKIAPFLIWYHYVAPFVGKVKVPLLDAMILKKIAYFGIAFNTVSLLCYLLSTCFELEILVQAGMIFIALSIVLLSINIINIFRFTGFKG